One genomic window of Hyla sarda isolate aHylSar1 unplaced genomic scaffold, aHylSar1.hap1 scaffold_3312, whole genome shotgun sequence includes the following:
- the LOC130330288 gene encoding uncharacterized protein LOC130330288, whose protein sequence is MPTRRPDIHHKTRRPPQNQTPTARPDSHHKNRHPPEDQTPSTSPDTLQKTTTRPDTHHKTRHPPQDQTPTTRPDTYHKTRHPPQDQTPTTRPDTHHKTRHYPEDQTPTTRPDAHHKTRRPPQDQTPSTRPDALHKTRRPPQDQTPTTRPDALHKTRRPPQDQTPSTRPDAHHKTRRPPQDQTPTTRPGAHHKTRRPPQDQAPTTRPDTHHKTRRPPQKLL, encoded by the coding sequence ATGCCCACCAGAAGACCAGACATCCACCACAAGACCAGACGCCCTCCACAGAACCAGACGCCCACCGCAAGACCAGACAGCCACCACAAGAACAGACACCCTCCAGAAGACCAGACGCCCTCCACATCACCAGACACCCTCCAGAAGACCACCACAAGACCAGACACCCACCACAAGACCAGACACCCACCACAAGACCAGACGCCCACCACAAGACCAGACACCTACCACAAGACCAGACACCCACCACAAGACCAGACGCCCACCACAAGACCAGACACCCACCACAAGACCAGACACTATCCAGAAGACCAGACGCCCACCACAAGACCAGACGCCCACCACAAGACCAGACGCCCTCCACAAGACCAGACGCCCTCCACAAGACCAGACGCCCTCCACAAGACCAGACGCCCACCACAAGACCAGACTCCCACCACAAGACCAGACGCCCTCCACAAGACCAGACGCCCTCCACAAGACCAGACGCCCTCCACAAGACCAGACGCCCACCACAAGACCAGACGCCCACCACAAGACCAGACGCCCACCACAAGACCAGGCGCCCACCACAAGACCAGGCGCCCACCACAAGACCAGGCGCCCACCACAAGACCAGACACCCACCACAAGACCAGACGCCCACCACAAAAAttattataa